CTCGCAGGCGATGGATACCCTGTTCTGGCTGACGGATCGTTATGGCCCGCGCGTGACCGGCTCCCCGGCGATGGAGGAGGCGGGCGCGTGGACGATGAAGCGGATGGCCGACTGGGGCCTCGCCAACGTGCACCGCGAAGAGTTCGACTTCGGCCGCAGCTGGAGTGTCGTGCGTTTCAGCGCCCACCTCACCGAGCCACGAGTCCAGCCGCTGATCGGTTTGCCAAAAACCTGGTCGACCGGTACCGATGGACCGGTCACCGCGGACGTCGTCCGCGCCACGATCGCGTCGGAAGCGGACCTGGCGAAATACAAGGGGCGGTTGAAGGGAAAGATCGTCCTCGCCCAGCCGGCGCGCGCGGTGCGCATGCTGGAAGGCCCGTTCATCGTGCGCATGGACGGCGCGCTGGCGCGCGAGGCAGAAACGACGCCTGTCCCGGCGCCGCGCGGACAGGGCGGGCGGGGCGCGGCTCCCGCGCCCGCCGCGGCAGACGACACACCGGGCGAGCAGCCCGGCGGCCGCGGCCGTGGTGGTGCAGGCACTGGGCAGGGCAACCAGCAGTTCCTCGCGCGCGTGCAGCAGTTCTACAAGGACGAGGGGGTCGTCGCGGTCTTCGATCGCGGCAGCGACGCCGACACCGCGAACATGGGAAGCGGGCTCTCGGTGAACCAGCAGCGCCCCGACGGCGGCACGCTGTTTCCCGGGACCGTGAGCCGCACCGCCCCGCACGGCGTGCCGCAAGTCACGCTCGCCGTGGAGCACTACAACCGCATGGTGCGGCTGCTGGAACACGACGTTCCGGTGAAGGTGGACCTGGACGTCAGGGTGCAGTTCCACGACAACACCAGGGGCTTCAACATCGTCGGCGACATCCCCGGCAGCGAC
The genomic region above belongs to Vicinamibacterales bacterium and contains:
- a CDS encoding M20/M25/M40 family metallo-hydrolase is translated as MLRTSAGLACLVAAFVALPRAQTEKLDYAAIGQIRDEALNRSQAMDTLFWLTDRYGPRVTGSPAMEEAGAWTMKRMADWGLANVHREEFDFGRSWSVVRFSAHLTEPRVQPLIGLPKTWSTGTDGPVTADVVRATIASEADLAKYKGRLKGKIVLAQPARAVRMLEGPFIVRMDGALAREAETTPVPAPRGQGGRGAAPAPAAADDTPGEQPGGRGRGGAGTGQGNQQFLARVQQFYKDEGVVAVFDRGSDADTANMGSGLSVNQQRPDGGTLFPGTVSRTAPHGVPQVTLAVEHYNRMVRLLEHDVPVKVDLDVRVQFHDNTRGFNIVGDIPGSDLANEVVMLGAHFDSHSFATGATDNATGTTAMLEALRVIRGLGLKPRRTIRVALWGGEEQGLLGSRAYVLAHFADPQTMAIKPEHARLSAYFNLDNGTGRIRGIWMQGNLAVRPIFAEWIAPLADLGVTILGPRSVASTDHSAFDAVGLPAFQFVQDRLEYNSRTHHSNMDTYDRVQRDDLVQQATVAAVFAYNAAMRDEKLPRKALPRPQGRGARGAP